Proteins co-encoded in one Prevotella sp. E13-27 genomic window:
- the pgeF gene encoding peptidoglycan editing factor PgeF — protein MRIPQLKYYDLGEHVTAFSTTRHGGCSAGNYGELNINPYCGDDPAAVAKNRELLAQELPIPSVSSILLPHQVHGKSIIDIDEDFLEKRFTAQDFDGFDGIITNQAGVCIGVSTADCIPVILYDAVHHCAAAIHAGWRGTVQRIVQEAALHIHSRYHTDYGQLLAVIGPGISLKNFEVGQEVYDRFEEEHFPMDKIADTTSWPKPHIDLKTCNRLQLTDLGVPDQNIFDCGICTFDETDRFFSARRLGINSGRIYTGIVIHS, from the coding sequence GGCTGCTCAGCAGGTAATTACGGTGAGCTGAACATCAACCCTTATTGTGGCGATGATCCTGCGGCAGTGGCAAAAAATCGCGAGCTACTAGCACAAGAATTGCCCATTCCATCGGTCTCAAGTATCCTCCTACCCCATCAGGTTCATGGAAAAAGTATCATTGATATTGATGAGGACTTTCTGGAAAAGCGATTCACCGCTCAGGATTTTGACGGCTTTGACGGCATAATAACAAATCAGGCCGGTGTGTGCATCGGTGTCTCTACAGCCGACTGCATCCCCGTCATCCTCTACGATGCCGTTCATCATTGCGCTGCAGCGATACATGCTGGATGGCGAGGCACAGTCCAGCGCATAGTACAAGAGGCAGCCTTGCACATACATTCTCGTTACCATACTGACTATGGGCAACTGCTAGCCGTTATCGGTCCTGGTATCTCGCTAAAGAACTTTGAGGTGGGGCAAGAGGTCTATGACCGTTTTGAAGAAGAGCATTTTCCCATGGACAAGATTGCCGACACAACAAGTTGGCCAAAGCCACATATTGACCTGAAGACGTGCAACCGGCTACAGCTTACCGACCTAGGAGTTCCAGACCAGAATATCTTCGACTGCGGCATCTGCACCTTCGATGAAACCGACCGTTTTTTCTCTGCCCGACGCTTAGGCATCAACTCGGGTCGCATCTATACAGGAATAGTAATTCATAGTTAA
- a CDS encoding M23 family metallopeptidase: MSHKYIILSFFTLLTLQSCSQNTYQFKPQDYPFPIPEEEPYATMQDSAEQQAAETRRMTGDPFLGGTTLTVDLSAIPDGKWCYPLPGAKVISNYGTRGRRRHSGVDLKTRSNDKIYAAMDGIVTMSKPFAGYGNCIILRHPNGLETLYSHNSKNLVVEGQRVTAGKVIALTGRTGRATTEHLHFELRVAGKHYNPQLLFDHNTKRIKHHKLTFKKGGGVTTK, from the coding sequence ATGAGTCACAAATATATCATACTAAGTTTTTTCACACTTCTGACACTGCAAAGTTGTTCGCAAAACACCTACCAGTTCAAGCCACAGGACTACCCCTTCCCCATTCCTGAAGAGGAGCCTTACGCAACGATGCAAGACAGTGCCGAACAGCAGGCTGCTGAGACTCGACGTATGACAGGTGACCCATTCCTTGGCGGAACGACCCTCACAGTTGATTTGAGTGCAATACCTGACGGAAAGTGGTGTTATCCGCTGCCAGGCGCGAAGGTGATAAGCAACTACGGTACGCGTGGTCGTCGCAGACACAGCGGAGTGGACCTAAAGACTCGTTCTAACGACAAGATATACGCAGCTATGGACGGCATAGTAACTATGTCAAAACCTTTCGCCGGCTATGGCAACTGCATAATTCTGCGTCACCCCAACGGCCTTGAGACGCTCTACAGCCACAACTCAAAGAACCTCGTTGTTGAAGGACAACGTGTCACAGCCGGAAAAGTCATAGCACTGACAGGCCGCACAGGCCGTGCCACAACCGAGCACCTACACTTTGAGCTAAGAGTGGCAGGCAAGCATTACAACCCGCAATTACTGTTCGACCACAATACAAAACGCATTAAACACCACAAATTGACATTCAAAAAAGGCGGTGGAGTGACCACAAAGTAA